In Oleiharenicola lentus, the following are encoded in one genomic region:
- a CDS encoding aminotransferase class I/II-fold pyridoxal phosphate-dependent enzyme — MALSLFSKTKKAIVERAQDDYATKMRLKYKPYYHAMESQSGTRIRLNGRDMVMLSSNDYLGLSFHPKVIEACSGAARTWGTSTTGARISNGSRAYHTALEEKIAAFLGREACHVSVAGYISCCSAVASFAQKGDLILADKNIHSCLVDATRLSMATVERFSHNNPEDLRAILKGVPHNTAKMLVVEGVYSMEGHICRLPELAQIGEEHGCFTVLDDAHGFGVLGRQGRGTVDHFKLNEQVDIICGSLSKSLASTGGFVAGSRAMIEYLRTNSRQTLFSAAISPAMAATASASLDIMQSEPQHLERLWKNTKRYREMLKGLGLDIWGSETPAVPIVLGSKELVYRFWNALLDQGVFTVMSIAPAVPPGKDLIRTAVSALHSDEDLEKIAAAMSYAVKQM, encoded by the coding sequence ATGGCCCTGTCCCTGTTTTCCAAGACCAAGAAAGCCATCGTTGAGCGCGCGCAGGACGACTACGCGACCAAGATGCGGCTGAAATACAAGCCCTACTACCACGCCATGGAGTCGCAGTCGGGCACGCGCATCCGCCTGAACGGCCGCGACATGGTCATGCTTTCGAGCAACGATTATCTTGGTCTCTCCTTCCACCCCAAGGTGATCGAGGCCTGCAGCGGTGCCGCCCGGACCTGGGGCACCAGCACGACCGGCGCCCGCATCTCCAACGGTTCGCGCGCCTATCATACTGCGCTGGAGGAGAAGATCGCCGCCTTCCTCGGCCGCGAGGCCTGCCATGTCAGCGTCGCGGGCTACATTTCCTGCTGCTCGGCCGTCGCCTCCTTCGCCCAAAAGGGCGATCTAATCCTCGCCGACAAGAACATCCACTCCTGTCTGGTGGACGCCACCCGCCTGTCCATGGCGACGGTCGAGCGTTTCAGCCACAACAACCCCGAGGACCTCCGCGCGATCCTCAAGGGCGTGCCGCACAACACCGCCAAGATGCTCGTCGTCGAGGGGGTGTATTCGATGGAGGGCCACATTTGCCGCCTGCCCGAGCTCGCCCAGATCGGCGAGGAGCACGGCTGCTTCACTGTGCTCGACGACGCCCACGGCTTCGGCGTTCTCGGCCGCCAGGGCCGCGGCACCGTGGACCACTTCAAGCTGAACGAGCAGGTGGACATCATCTGCGGCTCGCTCTCGAAATCTCTTGCCAGCACCGGCGGGTTCGTCGCCGGTTCCCGCGCGATGATCGAGTATCTGCGCACCAACTCCCGGCAGACGCTCTTCAGCGCGGCCATCAGCCCGGCCATGGCCGCCACGGCCTCGGCCTCGCTCGACATCATGCAGTCCGAGCCGCAGCACCTTGAGCGCCTCTGGAAAAACACCAAGCGCTACCGCGAAATGCTGAAAGGCCTCGGCCTTGATATCTGGGGCAGCGAGACCCCCGCCGTACCGATCGTGCTCGGCTCGAAGGAGCTCGTTTACCGCTTCTGGAACGCCCTCCTTGACCAGGGCGTGTTCACCGTGATGTCCATCGCCCCCGCCGTGCCCCCGGGGAAGGACCTCATCCGCACCGCCGTCTCGGCCCTGCACAGCGACGAGGATCTGGAGAAGATCGCCGCCGCCATGTCCTACGCGGTGAAGCAAATGTGA
- a CDS encoding glycosyltransferase: MIYYDTTKMGTAKHRSGLMRLSSRIREELGSVVTEVAWDGRRRGFVSGKPAAPVTPKPDDWLLTVEQFCEADRPGFRAFVANPPCRLAAMFHDAIPVRWPHISWPQSVQRHPEYMKLLASFDRTWAISDATRRDFTEFWRWQGVTPRSQPQVITLGADFDGSNRVVRDPIIPRGRPALLCVGIVEPRKNQTFLLEVAGALWRDGLDFELHVVGRVNPHHGRPIEVRMEKLQKREPRFHFLAAAGDQRLARLYAAARAVVFPTIAEGNGLPILEALWRGVPCVCSDLPVLHENADAGGCLMTGVNDLADWSAKLRSVLTDEAECRRLQREAMCRPLPRWSQTARTLMDGLR, translated from the coding sequence ATGATCTACTACGACACGACGAAGATGGGCACGGCGAAGCACCGCTCGGGCCTGATGCGGCTGAGTTCGCGCATCCGCGAGGAACTCGGTTCCGTTGTGACCGAGGTGGCTTGGGATGGACGGCGGCGCGGTTTTGTCAGCGGCAAGCCGGCGGCGCCGGTGACGCCCAAGCCCGATGACTGGCTGCTGACCGTGGAACAGTTCTGTGAGGCGGACCGGCCGGGCTTCCGCGCCTTCGTGGCAAATCCGCCGTGCCGGCTGGCGGCAATGTTTCACGATGCTATCCCGGTGCGCTGGCCGCACATCTCGTGGCCGCAGAGTGTGCAGCGGCATCCCGAATACATGAAGCTGCTGGCGTCCTTCGACCGGACCTGGGCGATCTCCGACGCCACGCGGCGCGACTTCACGGAGTTCTGGCGCTGGCAGGGTGTGACGCCCAGGTCACAGCCTCAGGTGATCACGCTCGGTGCGGACTTCGACGGGAGCAACCGCGTGGTGCGCGACCCGATTATCCCGCGCGGCCGGCCCGCGCTGCTTTGCGTGGGCATCGTGGAGCCGCGCAAGAACCAGACTTTCCTGCTGGAGGTGGCCGGGGCGCTGTGGCGCGACGGATTGGATTTCGAGCTGCATGTCGTCGGACGCGTGAATCCGCATCACGGACGTCCGATCGAGGTGCGCATGGAAAAACTCCAAAAGCGTGAGCCGCGTTTTCATTTCCTTGCGGCCGCGGGCGACCAGCGACTGGCCCGGCTCTATGCGGCGGCGCGGGCGGTGGTGTTCCCGACGATCGCCGAGGGCAATGGCCTGCCGATTCTGGAGGCGTTGTGGCGTGGCGTGCCGTGCGTGTGCAGCGACCTGCCGGTGCTGCACGAGAACGCGGATGCGGGCGGCTGCCTCATGACCGGGGTGAATGACCTGGCCGACTGGTCAGCCAAGCTGCGCTCGGTGCTGACCGACGAAGCGGAGTGCCGGCGTTTGCAGCGCGAGGCGATGTGCCGACCGCTGCCGCGCTGGAGCCAGACGGCACGGACGCTGATGGACGGACTGCGATAG
- a CDS encoding glycosyltransferase family 4 protein: MKAGPSIVLLYTTFPKISETFLQRDVAALQAKGLNLRIYSLWGGGGEFRGLQVRSFNKWRLLPLFLFEIPWQCVRRPRLIRDLFEGVFTRAAPSWLNFWENMLGAGFAGCFYRELQRDPPALVHGAWAGAPATAGWVWWRMFGWRYSSGAHAYDIYEHGGDWWLMEKLQHARFIHASTEAAKRELVERGVPAAKIQVIRRGLEAFPPLKPLRPVRSPLRLVCVARLVAKKGLDHQLRIYAALKQAGFAFEARIVGDGPLQDSLLALAAQLGVAEQVKFLGRLEQPQVWEQLAWADVLLHTGVIAPSGDRDGLPNVIPEAMSAGVLVVTSPVSATTEAVQQERTGLVCDVDLPLAWQVALQRFRDDDLLAERLRAGARRWVEENYDAHRNTDRLVACFEEAMKP, translated from the coding sequence TTGAAAGCCGGTCCCTCCATTGTCCTCCTCTACACCACGTTTCCGAAAATCTCGGAGACATTTCTCCAGCGCGACGTGGCGGCGTTGCAGGCGAAGGGGCTAAATCTGCGCATCTATTCGCTGTGGGGCGGGGGTGGCGAGTTTCGCGGGTTACAGGTGCGTAGCTTCAACAAGTGGCGGCTTCTGCCGCTGTTCCTCTTTGAGATCCCGTGGCAATGCGTCCGGCGTCCGCGGCTGATCCGCGATCTCTTCGAAGGTGTGTTCACGCGCGCGGCGCCGTCGTGGCTGAATTTTTGGGAGAACATGCTCGGGGCGGGTTTCGCCGGGTGTTTCTACCGGGAACTACAGCGTGATCCGCCGGCGCTTGTGCATGGTGCCTGGGCCGGCGCACCCGCCACGGCGGGCTGGGTGTGGTGGCGCATGTTTGGCTGGCGCTACAGCAGCGGGGCGCACGCCTACGACATCTATGAGCATGGCGGCGACTGGTGGCTGATGGAAAAACTCCAGCACGCCCGCTTCATCCACGCCTCGACCGAGGCGGCGAAACGCGAGCTCGTTGAGCGCGGCGTGCCGGCGGCCAAGATTCAGGTCATCCGGCGCGGGCTCGAGGCGTTTCCTCCGCTCAAGCCGTTGCGGCCGGTGCGCTCGCCATTGCGGCTTGTTTGTGTGGCGCGCCTGGTGGCGAAGAAGGGTCTCGATCATCAGCTTCGCATCTACGCGGCATTGAAGCAGGCGGGCTTTGCCTTCGAAGCCCGCATCGTGGGCGACGGTCCCCTGCAAGACTCGCTCCTTGCGCTGGCGGCGCAGCTGGGCGTCGCCGAACAGGTGAAGTTCCTCGGCCGGCTTGAACAGCCGCAGGTGTGGGAACAACTCGCTTGGGCTGACGTGCTCCTGCATACGGGGGTCATTGCACCCAGTGGCGATCGCGACGGCTTGCCCAACGTGATTCCCGAGGCCATGTCGGCTGGCGTGCTGGTCGTGACCTCCCCGGTCTCGGCCACGACGGAAGCGGTGCAGCAGGAGCGCACCGGCTTGGTTTGCGATGTGGATCTGCCGTTGGCGTGGCAGGTGGCGTTGCAGCGGTTCCGCGACGACGACCTGTTGGCCGAACGCCTCCGGGCCGGGGCACGCCGATGGGTGGAGGAAAACTACGACGCCCACCGCAACACGGACCGGCTGGTCGCGTGCTTCGAGGAGGCGATGAAGCCATGA
- a CDS encoding LysR family transcriptional regulator, protein MPREYQFPFELRHLVYFREVARQLHFRKAAESLAVAQPALSRSIAQLEKEMGVDLLNRTRRRVELTAAGRAFLERIEPLLRALAAVPGDIQALAGGQAGHVRVAFTGLAMATVLPGILREFNRRYPGIKVELNESPTSAQLESLKNGEIACGFFHPDITAPAGFSTKLLLQEKNGVLLPAEHKLAMAPKLRLRDLADTAFVMFPRAHNPGFYDRVLAAFQAAGVTPRIADEVWPRANAIGLVRAGLGATFMAPSEAKQLPDEVTFRPLEGPAPESRLVLGWRKDGPADPALGAFLVVAGAATA, encoded by the coding sequence ATGCCGCGTGAGTATCAATTTCCGTTTGAACTCCGCCACCTCGTTTACTTCCGCGAGGTGGCCCGTCAGCTTCACTTCCGGAAAGCGGCGGAGTCACTGGCGGTGGCTCAACCGGCACTTTCCCGCAGTATCGCGCAGTTGGAGAAGGAGATGGGCGTGGATCTTTTGAATCGCACGCGGCGGCGCGTGGAGCTGACCGCAGCGGGTCGAGCGTTCCTGGAGCGGATCGAGCCGCTGCTCCGCGCCTTGGCGGCGGTGCCCGGGGACATCCAGGCGTTGGCCGGCGGACAGGCCGGGCATGTGCGGGTGGCGTTCACCGGTCTGGCGATGGCGACGGTGCTGCCGGGCATTCTGCGCGAATTCAACCGTCGCTATCCGGGCATCAAGGTGGAGCTGAACGAATCGCCGACCTCGGCCCAGCTGGAGTCGCTCAAAAATGGCGAGATCGCCTGCGGATTCTTCCACCCCGATATCACGGCACCGGCTGGTTTCAGCACCAAGCTTCTGTTGCAGGAAAAAAACGGCGTGCTCCTGCCGGCCGAGCACAAGCTCGCCATGGCGCCCAAGCTGCGGCTGCGGGACCTCGCCGACACGGCGTTCGTGATGTTCCCCCGGGCGCACAACCCCGGTTTCTACGACCGCGTGCTCGCGGCTTTTCAAGCGGCGGGTGTGACCCCGCGTATCGCCGACGAAGTGTGGCCGAGGGCCAACGCCATCGGGCTCGTCCGCGCCGGACTCGGCGCGACTTTCATGGCGCCGTCCGAGGCGAAGCAGTTGCCGGACGAGGTGACATTTCGTCCGCTGGAGGGTCCGGCGCCGGAGAGCCGGCTTGTGCTCGGTTGGCGCAAGGATGGCCCGGCCGACCCGGCCCTCGGGGCGTTTCTGGTCGTGGCCGGAGCGGCGACCGCGTAG
- the leuC gene encoding 3-isopropylmalate dehydratase large subunit, giving the protein MSSPQSLFQKVWDAHTVRKLANGQTQLLIGTHLIHEVTSPQAFGMLRDLGLKVLMPHRTFATVDHIVPTNELVEPYKDNLAQAMMDELRKNTKEFGITFFDRATGKQGIVHIVGPEQGITQPGTTIACGDSHTSTHGAFGAIAFGIGTSQVRDVLATQTMALGQLKVRRIEVNGKLRPGVYAKDVILHIIRLLGVNGGTGYAYEYAGSTFEGFTMEERMTVCNMSIEGGARVGYVNPDETTFAYLKGRPYSPQGAAWDKAVASWKSFASDPGCHYDDVVKIDAASIAPTVTWGINPGQGISIVENIPSPETATSDDDKAGIIEALAYMKLPAGAPIKGTKIDVAFLGSCTNGRLSDFREVAKYIKGRKVAAGVKAIAVPGSQIVALQCEKEGIDKVLSEAGFEWRAAGCSMCLAMNPDKLVGDQLCASSSNRNFKGRQGSPTGRTVLMSPVMVAAAAVTGTVADAREVFAVN; this is encoded by the coding sequence ATGTCCTCCCCCCAATCCCTCTTCCAGAAAGTCTGGGACGCCCACACGGTCCGCAAACTGGCCAACGGCCAGACCCAGCTGCTCATCGGCACGCACCTGATCCACGAGGTCACCTCGCCGCAGGCCTTCGGCATGCTGCGCGATCTCGGTCTCAAGGTCCTCATGCCTCACCGCACCTTCGCGACGGTTGACCACATCGTCCCGACCAACGAGCTGGTCGAGCCCTACAAGGACAACCTCGCCCAAGCCATGATGGACGAGCTCCGCAAGAACACGAAGGAGTTCGGCATCACCTTCTTTGACCGCGCCACCGGCAAGCAGGGCATCGTGCACATCGTCGGGCCCGAGCAGGGCATCACCCAGCCCGGCACCACCATCGCCTGCGGCGACTCGCACACCTCCACGCACGGCGCGTTCGGCGCCATCGCGTTCGGCATCGGCACCAGCCAGGTGCGCGACGTGCTCGCCACGCAGACCATGGCCCTCGGCCAGCTGAAGGTCCGCCGCATCGAAGTGAACGGCAAGCTTCGCCCCGGCGTCTATGCCAAGGACGTCATCCTCCACATCATCCGCCTCCTCGGCGTGAACGGCGGCACGGGCTACGCCTACGAATACGCCGGCTCGACCTTCGAGGGCTTCACGATGGAAGAGCGCATGACCGTGTGCAACATGTCCATCGAGGGCGGCGCGCGCGTCGGCTACGTCAATCCCGACGAGACCACCTTCGCCTACCTCAAGGGCCGCCCCTACTCGCCGCAGGGTGCCGCGTGGGACAAGGCCGTCGCCAGCTGGAAGTCCTTCGCCTCGGATCCGGGCTGCCACTACGACGACGTCGTCAAAATCGACGCCGCTTCGATTGCCCCGACCGTCACCTGGGGCATCAACCCCGGCCAGGGCATTTCCATCGTCGAAAACATCCCGAGCCCGGAGACCGCGACGTCCGACGACGACAAGGCCGGCATCATCGAGGCCCTCGCCTACATGAAGCTGCCCGCGGGCGCGCCCATCAAGGGCACGAAGATCGACGTCGCGTTCCTCGGCTCCTGCACCAACGGCCGTCTGTCCGACTTCCGCGAGGTCGCCAAATACATCAAGGGCCGCAAGGTCGCCGCCGGCGTTAAGGCCATCGCCGTCCCCGGCTCGCAGATCGTCGCGCTCCAGTGCGAGAAGGAAGGCATCGACAAGGTGCTTTCCGAGGCTGGCTTCGAATGGCGCGCCGCCGGCTGCTCCATGTGCCTCGCGATGAACCCCGACAAGCTCGTCGGCGACCAGCTCTGCGCCAGCTCCTCCAACCGCAATTTCAAGGGCCGCCAGGGCTCTCCCACCGGCCGCACCGTGCTTATGAGCCCGGTCATGGTCGCCGCCGCCGCTGTCACCGGCACCGTCGCCGACGCCCGCGAAGTCTTCGCCGTCAACTGA
- the leuD gene encoding 3-isopropylmalate dehydratase small subunit, which translates to MALAKITSVTGRAVPVVGNDIDTDRIIPARFMKCVTFDGLGEFLFNDVRKDPKTGATTDHPLNQPRYQGATILLSGANFGCGSSREHAPQAIQKYGFKAIIAESYAEIFFGNSTTLGMPCVTAAREDIAKIAAAVDQNPQTEVTIDLVKLEVRFAGQTVKITQRESARDALINGRWDAIGELLDGVPAVKTTAAKLPYLATA; encoded by the coding sequence ATGGCCTTAGCTAAAATCACCTCCGTCACCGGCCGCGCCGTTCCCGTCGTCGGCAACGACATCGACACCGACCGCATCATCCCCGCGCGCTTCATGAAGTGCGTGACCTTCGATGGTCTCGGCGAATTCCTGTTCAACGACGTCCGCAAGGACCCGAAGACCGGCGCCACGACCGACCACCCGCTCAACCAGCCGCGCTATCAGGGCGCGACGATCCTGCTCTCCGGCGCGAACTTCGGCTGCGGTTCCTCCCGCGAACACGCCCCGCAGGCCATTCAGAAATACGGCTTCAAGGCCATCATCGCCGAGAGCTACGCCGAGATTTTCTTCGGCAACAGCACGACGCTCGGCATGCCCTGCGTCACCGCCGCCCGTGAGGATATCGCCAAGATCGCCGCCGCCGTGGACCAGAACCCACAGACCGAGGTCACCATTGATCTGGTGAAGCTCGAAGTCCGCTTCGCCGGCCAGACCGTGAAGATCACGCAGCGCGAGTCCGCCCGCGACGCCCTGATCAACGGCCGCTGGGACGCCATCGGCGAACTCCTCGACGGCGTCCCCGCCGTCAAGACCACCGCGGCCAAGCTGCCCTACCTGGCGACCGCCTGA
- a CDS encoding glycoside hydrolase family 43 protein, which produces MSAPTPTIRNPVLPGFNPDPSLLRVGDDYYIATSTFEWFPGVQIHHSRDLVNWRLLCRPLSRPSQLNMLGDPDSCGIWAPCLSHADGKFWLIYTDVKRYGRTSVGGASGASLRDFHNYLVTADRIDGDWSDPVYMNSSGFDPSLFHDDDGRKWFVNQLWDHRPASNRFAGIVLQEYSVKERKLIGTRVNIFPGTPLGLTEAPHLYKRNGWYYLITAEGGTGWGHAVTLCRSRTLTGPYELHPENPFLTARHRPDAPLQRAGHADLVETQDGQTWIAYLCGRPLRNRGRCTLGRETAIQPLVWGADGWPRTTDGQGIPQLNPPAPDLPSHPFPPSPARRDFDSTLLPGEFQWLRSPWPEELFSLTARPGHLRLYGRETIGSLFKQALVARRQQAHCYSAATVIEFEPEHFQQLAGLVCYYGAAKFHYLYISHDEIIGKHLRVMSAIPDGVVGDSFTAPIAIPTGRRIELRVEVDEERLHFGYRLEGAGAWSWIPQIFDASILSDEATMPGLPNFTGAFVGMACQDMAGTARPADFDWFEYRERAYATDPTTP; this is translated from the coding sequence GTGAGCGCCCCCACCCCGACGATCCGCAACCCGGTCCTGCCGGGCTTCAACCCCGACCCTTCCCTCCTCCGCGTCGGAGACGACTACTACATCGCGACGTCCACCTTCGAGTGGTTCCCCGGGGTGCAGATCCACCATTCGCGCGACCTCGTCAATTGGCGGCTGCTCTGCCGCCCGCTCAGCCGTCCAAGCCAGCTCAACATGCTCGGCGATCCCGACTCCTGCGGCATTTGGGCGCCGTGCCTCAGTCACGCCGACGGCAAATTCTGGCTGATCTACACGGACGTGAAGCGCTACGGCCGCACCTCGGTGGGCGGCGCCTCGGGGGCGTCGCTGCGCGATTTCCACAACTATCTCGTCACCGCCGACCGCATCGATGGCGACTGGTCAGACCCGGTCTATATGAACAGCAGCGGCTTCGATCCCTCGCTCTTCCACGACGACGACGGCCGCAAATGGTTCGTCAACCAGCTCTGGGATCACCGCCCCGCCAGCAACCGCTTCGCCGGCATCGTGCTCCAGGAATACTCGGTGAAGGAACGCAAGCTGATCGGCACGCGCGTGAATATCTTTCCCGGCACGCCGCTTGGCCTCACCGAGGCGCCGCACCTCTACAAGCGCAATGGCTGGTATTACCTCATCACCGCCGAGGGCGGCACCGGCTGGGGTCACGCCGTCACGCTGTGCCGCTCGCGCACGCTGACCGGCCCCTACGAACTGCACCCGGAAAATCCGTTCCTCACCGCCCGTCACCGGCCCGACGCCCCCCTTCAACGCGCGGGTCACGCCGACCTCGTCGAGACGCAGGACGGCCAGACTTGGATCGCCTACCTTTGCGGACGCCCTCTCAGGAACCGCGGCCGCTGCACGCTCGGCCGTGAGACGGCCATCCAGCCGCTGGTCTGGGGAGCGGACGGCTGGCCGCGCACCACCGACGGCCAGGGCATCCCTCAACTCAATCCGCCGGCCCCGGATCTGCCGTCGCACCCTTTCCCGCCCTCGCCGGCCCGCCGGGACTTTGATTCGACGTTACTGCCCGGCGAGTTCCAGTGGCTCCGCAGCCCATGGCCGGAAGAACTGTTCAGCCTCACCGCCCGGCCCGGCCACCTCCGGCTCTACGGACGCGAGACCATCGGCAGCCTTTTCAAACAGGCGCTCGTGGCCCGCCGCCAACAGGCCCACTGCTACAGCGCCGCGACGGTCATCGAATTCGAACCTGAACACTTCCAACAACTCGCCGGCCTCGTGTGCTACTACGGCGCGGCCAAGTTTCACTACCTCTACATCTCGCACGATGAAATTATCGGCAAACACCTGCGTGTGATGTCGGCCATCCCCGACGGCGTCGTGGGCGACTCCTTCACCGCCCCGATCGCAATCCCGACCGGCCGGCGCATCGAGCTGCGCGTCGAAGTGGACGAAGAGCGCCTGCACTTCGGTTACCGTCTCGAGGGCGCCGGCGCGTGGTCATGGATTCCGCAGATCTTCGACGCCAGCATTCTCTCGGACGAGGCCACCATGCCCGGCTTGCCGAACTTCACCGGCGCGTTCGTGGGGATGGCCTGCCAGGACATGGCCGGCACGGCCCGGCCGGCCGACTTTGACTGGTTTGAATACCGCGAGCGCGCCTACGCGACCGATCCGACCACCCCCTGA
- a CDS encoding glycosyltransferase: protein MNQPRVRILVLTSSTGAGHDTRAQAFAEWCFELYRHNVDVRIEQMLEKSSGLFSAGVRFYNWIQQKSPWLHKAYFLFVEMLSLLNRRSVAIGRGYYEKTLCEYQPHLVFSVHDCLNRGYFQTARRILGRDKVRCATYCGEFSGGFGYSINWVEPTADLYISRTPTARDYAVKLGMPPARTRVRGHLMRPRQHTAFMLPPERLAYRERVLELQPDLFTVFLATGGNGANNHLTFLEQLLPFAGRVQAVVICGRNREAYNKVLHWRAEHPQLDCYLDGFSEEVHLLMQVSDVIITRGGTTSCAKALHFGCPILFNALGGVMPQESLTVKFFRNGAGAELVEQPADFGRQIESWLVHPRGYEKYRDDFRRLRYEEDPTLVITELVNLAQEVSRTDYRPGPFPAKARNA from the coding sequence ATGAATCAGCCGCGTGTCCGAATCCTTGTCCTGACCTCCAGCACCGGCGCGGGCCACGACACGCGGGCGCAGGCCTTTGCCGAGTGGTGCTTTGAGCTTTACCGTCACAACGTGGACGTGCGGATCGAGCAGATGCTGGAGAAGTCGTCGGGGCTCTTCAGCGCGGGGGTGCGCTTCTACAACTGGATCCAGCAAAAGTCACCGTGGCTGCACAAGGCCTACTTCCTCTTCGTGGAGATGCTCAGCCTGCTCAACCGGCGATCCGTGGCGATCGGACGGGGCTACTACGAGAAAACCCTGTGCGAATACCAGCCGCACCTCGTGTTCAGCGTGCATGACTGCCTCAACCGCGGATATTTTCAGACCGCCCGCCGCATCCTCGGGCGCGACAAGGTCCGCTGTGCCACCTACTGCGGCGAATTTTCCGGCGGCTTTGGCTACAGCATCAACTGGGTCGAGCCGACCGCGGATCTCTACATCTCGCGCACCCCGACTGCCCGCGACTACGCCGTGAAGCTGGGCATGCCGCCCGCCCGCACGCGCGTGCGCGGGCACCTCATGCGCCCCCGCCAGCACACCGCCTTCATGCTGCCGCCGGAGCGGCTCGCTTATCGCGAACGCGTGCTCGAACTGCAGCCGGACCTGTTCACGGTGTTCCTTGCGACCGGCGGCAACGGGGCCAACAACCACCTGACTTTCCTCGAGCAGCTGCTGCCGTTCGCCGGCCGCGTGCAGGCCGTGGTCATCTGCGGCCGGAACCGGGAGGCCTACAACAAGGTGCTGCACTGGCGCGCCGAGCACCCCCAGCTGGACTGTTACCTCGACGGTTTTTCCGAGGAAGTGCACCTGCTCATGCAGGTCAGCGACGTGATCATCACGCGCGGCGGCACGACCTCGTGTGCCAAGGCGCTCCACTTCGGTTGTCCGATCCTGTTCAACGCGCTCGGCGGCGTGATGCCGCAGGAGTCGCTCACCGTTAAATTTTTCCGGAACGGGGCCGGCGCCGAGCTGGTGGAGCAACCCGCCGATTTCGGCCGCCAGATCGAGAGCTGGCTCGTGCATCCGCGCGGCTACGAAAAATACCGCGACGATTTTCGCCGGCTTCGCTACGAGGAGGATCCGACACTGGTCATCACCGAGCTGGTGAACCTCGCCCAGGAGGTTTCGCGCACGGATTACCGGCCGGGGCCGTTTCCGGCCAAGGCGCGCAACGCCTGA
- a CDS encoding SDR family NAD(P)-dependent oxidoreductase: MSAGPLSSRYRTAFVTGASTGLGLAFSHMLLQEGVQVWGTARDPGRLPACVGFHPVRLDLADGERAEAAFREAERAAGGFDLVINNAGFGVFGAFAPTEFDAWEEQFRVMLVNTARLAHLGLRGLLLRQRGALVNVSSLAGEFSLPYQPVYNAVKAGLSALSESLMYEVKGTGVIVIDFRPGDYRTDFEGSVRRPDQPGLDPLNAGRMARAWTAFERMMRSGPPPVHAAESLKRALRAGCSRTVRTGRPFQAVVAPLLARFGSLALKRRIQESYFGL, translated from the coding sequence ATGAGCGCCGGTCCGCTTTCCTCCCGCTACCGCACCGCCTTTGTCACCGGTGCCAGCACCGGGCTGGGGTTGGCTTTCAGCCACATGCTGCTGCAGGAGGGCGTCCAGGTGTGGGGCACGGCGCGCGATCCCGGCCGGTTGCCGGCCTGCGTCGGGTTTCATCCCGTGCGGCTGGATCTGGCCGACGGGGAACGGGCCGAGGCGGCCTTTCGTGAGGCGGAACGGGCGGCGGGCGGATTTGACCTGGTCATCAACAACGCCGGCTTTGGCGTTTTCGGGGCCTTTGCGCCAACGGAGTTTGACGCGTGGGAGGAGCAGTTTCGCGTGATGCTGGTGAATACCGCGCGGCTCGCCCATCTCGGGTTGCGCGGCCTGCTGCTCCGCCAGCGGGGGGCCCTCGTCAACGTGTCTTCCCTTGCCGGTGAGTTCAGCCTGCCCTACCAGCCGGTCTATAACGCGGTGAAGGCGGGCCTGTCCGCGCTCAGTGAAAGCCTCATGTATGAGGTCAAGGGGACCGGTGTGATCGTGATTGATTTCCGGCCCGGGGATTACCGCACCGATTTCGAGGGCTCTGTGCGCCGCCCGGACCAGCCGGGGCTCGATCCGCTCAACGCCGGTCGCATGGCCCGGGCTTGGACCGCCTTCGAGCGGATGATGCGCAGCGGCCCGCCGCCGGTGCATGCGGCGGAATCGCTCAAGCGCGCCCTGCGAGCCGGATGCAGCCGCACGGTGCGCACGGGACGTCCCTTCCAGGCGGTGGTGGCGCCCTTGCTCGCGCGCTTCGGATCATTGGCGCTGAAGCGGCGGATTCAGGAGAGCTACTTCGGCCTATGA